In the Ignavibacteriales bacterium genome, one interval contains:
- a CDS encoding decaprenyl-phosphate phosphoribosyltransferase — MKKKIVGAFHVLRPTQWMKNIFLFAPLIFSKHLFEPAYFCREALAFAGFCLVSSIVYAINDIADLEADRLHPIKRNRPLASGLLRLSDVVVVILILLAFVISLTPYLSIRFWYTIALYGFLNLAYSFWLKQVVIVDVFIIAAGFMLRVLAGVFAIEVVISSWIILCTLFVSVFLAISKRRGELLLSAATDSYASRPVLKQYDVAFMDQIMTVAASGMAISYALYTVAERTVNIFGTENLIFTSVFVLFGIFRYLFLMRGRKTDDNPMHLLLSDTPLVVNILLWFLACVFIIYFPDTSRWIF, encoded by the coding sequence GTGAAGAAGAAAATTGTCGGCGCGTTTCATGTATTGCGTCCTACCCAATGGATGAAAAATATTTTTCTCTTTGCCCCGCTTATTTTCTCGAAACATCTCTTCGAACCGGCATACTTCTGCCGGGAAGCACTTGCGTTCGCCGGTTTTTGTCTTGTCTCCAGTATTGTATACGCCATCAACGATATTGCAGATCTTGAAGCGGATAGACTTCACCCCATAAAAAGAAATCGTCCGCTTGCATCGGGACTTCTTCGTTTATCTGATGTCGTCGTCGTTATTCTCATTTTGCTTGCGTTTGTCATCAGTTTGACACCATATCTCAGTATTCGGTTTTGGTACACCATTGCGCTGTATGGATTTCTCAACCTTGCATATTCGTTCTGGTTGAAGCAGGTTGTTATCGTGGATGTTTTCATCATTGCGGCGGGATTTATGCTGCGCGTTCTTGCCGGTGTTTTCGCGATCGAGGTTGTGATTTCTTCGTGGATAATACTTTGTACACTCTTCGTCTCGGTGTTCCTTGCTATTTCCAAACGGCGCGGCGAATTGTTGCTCAGCGCCGCGACCGATTCCTATGCTTCTCGTCCGGTTTTGAAGCAGTACGATGTGGCGTTCATGGATCAAATCATGACAGTAGCGGCGTCTGGAATGGCAATTTCGTACGCGCTCTATACTGTTGCCGAACGTACTGTGAATATCTTTGGCACAGAGAATCTTATCTTTACGTCAGTGTTTGTCTTGTTTGGCATTTTTAGGTACCTATTTCTTATGCGAGGACGAAAAACGGACGACAATCCGATGCATTTATTACTCAGCGATACGCCATTGGTTGTGAACATTCTTCTCTGGTTCCTTGCATGTGTATTCATTATTTATTTTCCTGACACATCCAGATGGATATTCTAA
- the ftsY gene encoding signal recognition particle-docking protein FtsY translates to MGFFHTFSKLKAGLAKTRDSIVSKVQQLAASKSTIDDELLSQLEDILIAGDVGVQTTDVILSHLKRRVKEEKYESPSQLISLLKEEIGTVLHVDDGKESSLNILPASAKPFVVMVVGVNGAGKTTTIGKMAYQYRQAGHKVVIGAADTFRAAANEQLEIWAQRAGVDIVQQSHGADPASVAFDAINSALSKQADVVIIDTAGRLHTKTNLMEELKKIRRVMAKRLPGAPHEVLLVLDATTGQNGLQQVKHFNEAVELTGLVLTKLDGTAKGGIVLAISHEMKMPVKFIGVGEKIDDLQVFDRRAFVDALFEVS, encoded by the coding sequence ATGGGATTTTTTCATACATTCTCCAAGCTTAAAGCCGGACTTGCTAAGACGCGGGATTCGATCGTCAGCAAAGTGCAGCAGCTTGCCGCAAGCAAGAGTACGATCGACGACGAACTGCTCAGTCAGTTGGAAGATATTTTGATAGCGGGCGATGTTGGTGTGCAGACGACGGATGTTATTTTGTCTCACCTGAAACGTCGTGTAAAAGAAGAGAAGTACGAATCACCATCTCAGCTTATTTCTTTATTGAAGGAAGAAATTGGAACGGTTCTGCATGTCGATGACGGAAAAGAATCATCCTTGAACATTCTGCCCGCATCGGCCAAGCCGTTTGTGGTGATGGTTGTCGGAGTGAATGGAGCGGGTAAAACGACAACGATTGGCAAGATGGCATATCAGTACCGTCAAGCAGGCCATAAGGTTGTCATCGGAGCGGCGGATACTTTCCGCGCGGCGGCAAATGAACAACTCGAAATTTGGGCGCAACGTGCCGGTGTAGATATTGTACAACAATCGCATGGTGCAGATCCGGCGTCAGTCGCATTTGATGCAATCAACTCAGCACTCTCGAAGCAAGCCGATGTTGTTATCATCGATACAGCGGGTCGTCTGCATACGAAAACAAATTTGATGGAAGAATTAAAAAAAATTAGGCGGGTAATGGCAAAACGTCTGCCCGGTGCTCCGCACGAAGTATTGTTAGTGCTCGATGCAACGACCGGACAAAACGGCCTGCAGCAAGTGAAACATTTTAACGAAGCTGTTGAGCTCACCGGACTTGTGCTGACAAAGCTTGATGGAACTGCAAAAGGCGGGATTGTGCTTGCCATCAGTCATGAAATGAAGATGCCTGTGAAGTTTATCGGTGTTGGCGAAAAGATTGATGACCTTCAAGTCTTTGATCGCCGCGCATTTGTCGATGCTTTGTTTGAGGTGAGTTAA
- the mutL gene encoding DNA mismatch repair endonuclease MutL, with amino-acid sequence MAFKIHILSPELSNKIAAGEVVQRPAAVVKELIENSLDAKATRISVIVKDAGKAFIQVVDDGEGMSEQDASLAFRRHATSKIHSASDLEEIRTLGFRGEALASIAAVAQVELKTRTDADDLATHIRIEGSETIEKSKSALERGTNITVRNLFYNTPARRNFLKTRHTELKNITDVIVRMAIAYPEVEWFYASDDEVMLDVKAQNVERRVAEVFGKSQFGSMFKFDDTNELMTVNGFLGKPNFARKSRVEQFVFLNRRFIFSRMMNHAVFQAYEHLLEKGSFPFFILNLTIDPKKIDVNVHPSKMEVKFENESNVYRIILSVVRKALAANDLIPSMAFRDGNAVSPFDAKFQFSEHAWKQGVIDQTGAPVFPLRPDVRPGEHSVPTTPNIIGLDDIRSSASSSESRLPFDATASSSSLNRILGQRSALDQSQMPESRPIWQAHNKYIISQIHNGLMIIDQHAAHERILYERVMANFENTLPSSQQLLFPETVDLGASDYALVKELLPDLVRLGFDMRLFGKNTVVIEGIPADVRIGNEKKILQEVLDEFKNNEHSGVKDVRDNLAKSFACKAAIKTGDRLNVTEMVVLIEYLFLTKVPYVCPHGRPVIVKIPLEELDKRFGRT; translated from the coding sequence GTGGCTTTTAAAATTCACATATTATCACCCGAGTTATCCAACAAAATTGCCGCAGGTGAAGTAGTGCAGCGTCCTGCAGCTGTTGTCAAAGAGTTAATTGAGAACTCACTTGATGCCAAGGCGACGCGTATCAGCGTTATCGTTAAAGATGCAGGCAAAGCGTTCATCCAAGTAGTGGACGACGGCGAAGGAATGTCCGAACAGGATGCGTCACTCGCATTCCGGAGACATGCAACGAGCAAGATTCATTCGGCAAGTGATCTGGAAGAAATCCGGACGCTTGGATTTCGAGGCGAAGCGCTTGCCTCTATAGCGGCGGTTGCGCAAGTGGAATTAAAAACTCGAACAGATGCTGATGATCTCGCAACGCACATCCGGATTGAGGGCAGCGAGACCATTGAGAAATCCAAATCAGCGCTGGAACGCGGTACAAATATTACAGTACGCAATTTGTTCTACAATACTCCGGCGCGCCGCAATTTTCTAAAAACCCGCCATACCGAACTTAAGAACATAACCGATGTGATTGTGAGAATGGCGATTGCATATCCTGAAGTTGAATGGTTCTACGCAAGCGACGACGAAGTCATGCTCGATGTAAAAGCGCAAAACGTTGAAAGGCGTGTGGCGGAAGTATTTGGCAAGTCGCAATTTGGCTCGATGTTCAAGTTTGACGACACCAACGAATTGATGACAGTGAACGGATTTCTCGGCAAACCAAACTTTGCGCGCAAGAGCCGCGTAGAACAATTTGTTTTTCTTAACCGGCGATTCATTTTCAGCAGAATGATGAACCATGCGGTTTTTCAAGCATACGAACATTTGTTGGAAAAAGGATCATTTCCGTTCTTTATTCTGAATCTTACGATTGATCCGAAAAAAATTGATGTCAACGTGCATCCATCGAAGATGGAAGTGAAGTTTGAAAACGAATCGAATGTCTATCGCATTATCCTGTCGGTTGTGCGGAAGGCGCTTGCGGCGAATGATTTGATTCCATCAATGGCGTTTCGAGATGGAAACGCGGTTTCGCCGTTTGATGCCAAATTCCAATTTAGTGAACACGCATGGAAACAAGGAGTTATCGATCAAACTGGTGCACCGGTGTTCCCACTTCGTCCCGACGTTCGGCCTGGCGAACATTCAGTGCCAACAACACCGAATATAATCGGTCTTGATGATATTCGATCTTCTGCTTCAAGTTCAGAATCTCGGTTGCCGTTTGACGCGACTGCCTCTTCATCCTCGCTCAATCGCATTCTTGGGCAAAGATCGGCGCTGGATCAATCGCAGATGCCGGAAAGCAGACCTATTTGGCAAGCGCACAATAAATATATCATTTCACAGATTCACAATGGACTGATGATAATTGATCAGCACGCTGCGCATGAACGGATTCTCTATGAACGTGTGATGGCGAATTTTGAGAACACTCTGCCATCATCGCAGCAGCTTCTGTTTCCGGAAACCGTTGATCTGGGCGCAAGCGACTATGCCTTAGTAAAAGAATTGCTGCCGGATCTTGTACGTCTTGGATTTGATATGCGGCTCTTTGGTAAAAACACGGTTGTGATAGAAGGTATTCCAGCGGATGTACGAATTGGGAACGAAAAAAAGATCTTGCAGGAAGTGCTGGATGAATTCAAAAACAACGAACACTCCGGTGTGAAAGATGTACGGGACAATCTGGCAAAATCTTTTGCTTGCAAAGCAGCGATTAAAACGGGGGATAGGTTGAACGTAACAGAGATGGTTGTGCTGATCGAATATTTGTTTCTTACGAAAGTGCCCTACGTATGCCCCCATGGCAGGCCGGTGATTGTGAAAATTCCATTAGAAGAACTCGATAAGCGGTTTGGGAGAACGTAA
- a CDS encoding four helix bundle protein: MTSEELKRRTKEMSLSVIRLVTSLPRSREVDIFSRQVIRSATSVAANYRAACKARSRADFINKIGIVEEEADETALWIEYLLELNIVAKDKGETPLKEVYELVAIFAASAKTAKQNRK; encoded by the coding sequence ATGACTTCCGAAGAATTGAAAAGACGAACAAAAGAGATGTCATTGTCGGTTATCCGATTGGTTACTTCATTGCCTCGCTCAAGAGAAGTTGATATATTTTCACGACAAGTAATTAGATCTGCAACATCGGTGGCTGCGAACTATCGTGCGGCATGTAAAGCGCGATCTCGCGCTGATTTCATCAATAAAATTGGTATTGTAGAGGAAGAAGCTGATGAGACTGCCTTATGGATTGAATACTTATTGGAACTAAATATTGTGGCAAAAGATAAGGGAGAAACGCCTTTAAAAGAAGTGTATGAACTTGTTGCAATATTTGCGGCATCAGCAAAAACAGCAAAACAGAATAGGAAATAA
- a CDS encoding slipin family protein: protein MEPGFVYIFLLVFAFFLLAVNSIKILREYDRGVIFRLGRLLGVKGPGLVWLWPGIDRMVRVSLRTVVMDVPPQDIITQDNVSLKVNAVVYFRVMQPEKAVVSVENYLFATSQLSQTTLRSVLGQSELDDLLSQRDKINQKLQQIIDSHTEPWGVKVSNVEVKQIDLPQEMQRAMAKQAEAERERRSKVIAAEGEFQASQRLSDAAKVLSEQPSALTLRYLQTLREIATENNSTTIFPVPIDLLRPFMNMNLDKPKK, encoded by the coding sequence ATGGAACCAGGATTTGTTTACATATTTCTTTTAGTATTTGCCTTTTTTCTTCTCGCAGTCAATTCAATAAAAATTTTACGCGAATATGATCGCGGTGTCATATTCCGTTTAGGACGATTGTTAGGAGTAAAGGGACCAGGACTTGTCTGGTTATGGCCCGGTATTGATAGAATGGTAAGAGTGAGTCTGCGAACAGTCGTTATGGATGTTCCTCCGCAGGATATCATAACACAGGACAACGTTTCGCTTAAAGTGAATGCTGTCGTATATTTTCGCGTGATGCAGCCAGAAAAAGCAGTTGTCTCGGTTGAGAATTATTTATTTGCCACGTCACAACTATCACAAACAACGTTACGAAGTGTGTTGGGACAGTCTGAATTAGATGATCTTCTTTCGCAACGCGACAAGATCAACCAAAAGCTCCAGCAAATTATCGACAGCCATACCGAGCCCTGGGGCGTGAAGGTTTCCAATGTCGAAGTGAAGCAGATCGATTTACCGCAGGAGATGCAGCGAGCGATGGCAAAACAGGCGGAAGCAGAACGTGAACGCCGCTCGAAAGTTATCGCAGCAGAAGGAGAATTCCAGGCATCACAACGCTTGTCCGATGCAGCAAAAGTCCTTAGCGAACAACCTAGCGCACTGACATTGCGTTACCTGCAAACGCTTCGTGAAATCGCTACGGAAAATAATTCTACGACAATCTTCCCAGTGCCTATCGATTTATTGAGGCCGTTTATGAATATGAATCTTGATAAGCCTAAGAAATGA
- the bcp gene encoding thioredoxin-dependent thiol peroxidase — protein MLKIGQKAPDFTLASGEGKTLNLKDFAGKKIVLYFYPKDNTSGCTKEACSFESNLKVIKKKGAVVIGVSADSVDSHMKFAQKYGLSFPLLSDEKKEIVKSYGVWKEKSMYGKKYFGIERTTVVIDEKGIVRQIFNKVKVDGHTDEVIAVL, from the coding sequence ATGCTCAAGATTGGTCAAAAGGCACCTGACTTCACTCTTGCGTCCGGCGAGGGAAAAACTCTGAACCTCAAAGATTTTGCTGGCAAGAAGATCGTTCTTTACTTCTATCCGAAAGATAATACTTCCGGCTGCACAAAGGAAGCATGCTCGTTTGAGAGTAATCTTAAGGTAATTAAGAAAAAAGGTGCAGTAGTCATCGGTGTGAGTGCGGATAGTGTTGACTCGCATATGAAGTTTGCTCAGAAGTATGGGTTAAGCTTTCCGTTACTCAGCGATGAGAAGAAAGAAATCGTCAAATCGTATGGTGTCTGGAAAGAAAAATCGATGTACGGCAAGAAATATTTTGGTATTGAACGTACAACCGTCGTAATCGATGAGAAGGGAATTGTCCGGCAGATCTTCAATAAGGTGAAGGTAGACGGCCACACCGATGAAGTGATTGCTGTACTATAA
- a CDS encoding DUF362 domain-containing protein, which produces MKLPEPKLPITITGLPSCTPKVAVVKTTPQTVLEDVQRAMELAGLKNTLHTNAPTILKDNISWHFPFPGANTTPWQLEGAILGLHKNGFNDVVCVQNRTVVTDAFKGEDLNKYSPLFKKYQIPVLFNFQESDMKWTAYKPKSPMLVLDQIFPEGISIPDYFFGKNVLHLPTVKCHIYTTTTGAMKNAFGGLLATHRHYTHTWIHETLVDLLAIQKEIHSGVFALMDGTTAGNGPGPRTMFPIEKNLILASADQVAIDAVAAKMMGFDPLSIKYISLAHQSGLGCGDPRGITIVGEDVTNENWKFTVGDNIASRAGDLMWFGFLKKLQSVFFRTPLVNVFIFASEFYHDYYRWPLRERRVFKHWLTKTQWGQLFASYQPTGS; this is translated from the coding sequence ATGAAATTGCCCGAACCCAAACTGCCAATTACAATCACGGGTCTTCCATCCTGCACACCGAAAGTAGCTGTTGTGAAAACGACGCCGCAAACAGTGCTGGAAGATGTGCAGCGTGCAATGGAACTTGCCGGATTGAAAAATACGCTGCATACAAATGCACCTACAATTCTGAAAGATAACATCTCATGGCATTTCCCTTTCCCTGGCGCCAATACAACACCATGGCAATTGGAGGGCGCGATTCTTGGTTTACACAAGAATGGTTTTAACGATGTTGTGTGTGTACAGAATAGAACAGTGGTAACGGATGCATTCAAAGGGGAGGACTTAAATAAATACTCGCCGCTGTTTAAGAAATATCAGATTCCGGTTCTCTTCAACTTTCAAGAGAGTGATATGAAGTGGACTGCGTATAAACCAAAATCACCCATGCTGGTGCTCGATCAAATCTTCCCGGAAGGCATCTCAATTCCAGATTATTTTTTTGGAAAGAACGTTCTTCATCTCCCAACTGTAAAATGCCATATCTATACAACAACAACCGGAGCAATGAAAAATGCATTTGGTGGTTTGCTGGCTACGCATAGACACTATACGCATACATGGATTCATGAAACACTTGTTGATTTGCTTGCCATTCAGAAAGAAATTCATTCGGGCGTTTTCGCACTCATGGACGGAACAACTGCAGGGAACGGTCCAGGACCTCGAACCATGTTCCCCATTGAAAAAAATCTTATTCTTGCCAGTGCCGATCAGGTAGCGATTGATGCCGTTGCTGCAAAGATGATGGGATTTGATCCGCTCTCTATCAAATATATTAGCCTGGCGCACCAAAGCGGCCTCGGATGCGGCGACCCCCGCGGAATTACTATTGTAGGAGAAGACGTTACAAACGAAAATTGGAAATTTACGGTTGGTGATAATATAGCAAGCAGGGCGGGTGACCTGATGTGGTTTGGATTTTTGAAAAAGCTCCAAAGTGTTTTTTTCCGGACACCTCTTGTCAACGTATTTATTTTTGCCTCGGAGTTTTATCACGACTATTACCGGTGGCCGCTTCGAGAGAGACGTGTGTTCAAACACTGGCTTACGAAAACGCAATGGGGACAACTCTTTGCATCGTACCAGCCAACCGGATCATAA
- a CDS encoding heme-binding protein — translation MNNPQKRIEHLIQKMEELIPLYMKKDEDKGISNGNVAICIIDEAGGVFGKVFIHNNKIRARESFRVAWIKASQVWLTGMKTGEYEKKIYNNEIAEEIAGISKPDFIGWEGGQPIILKDGTKLSVGFSGFTGVTDLEIVLKALEQIEKAC, via the coding sequence ATGAATAACCCTCAGAAACGCATTGAACACCTTATTCAAAAGATGGAAGAGTTAATTCCTCTTTACATGAAGAAGGATGAAGATAAAGGTATATCGAATGGTAATGTTGCTATCTGCATCATTGATGAAGCAGGCGGAGTATTTGGAAAAGTGTTTATCCACAATAACAAAATACGAGCACGCGAATCATTTAGAGTCGCATGGATAAAGGCAAGCCAAGTATGGCTCACCGGAATGAAAACAGGAGAGTATGAAAAGAAAATTTATAATAATGAAATTGCCGAAGAAATTGCTGGAATAAGTAAGCCAGACTTCATTGGCTGGGAAGGTGGACAACCCATCATTTTAAAAGACGGAACAAAACTTTCTGTTGGATTTAGTGGGTTTACAGGAGTTACCGATCTGGAGATTGTTCTAAAAGCATTAGAGCAGATTGAAAAAGCATGTTGA
- a CDS encoding cold-shock protein: MEQGTVKWFNNTKGYGFIKRESGEDVFVHYKSINGDGYKTLNEGDKVEFEVEQGPKGLQAVKVAKPA, from the coding sequence ATGGAACAGGGTACAGTAAAGTGGTTCAACAATACAAAAGGTTATGGCTTCATCAAACGGGAAAGTGGTGAAGACGTGTTCGTGCATTACAAGTCCATCAACGGAGACGGCTACAAAACGCTCAACGAAGGCGACAAAGTAGAGTTCGAAGTTGAACAGGGTCCCAAAGGGTTGCAGGCCGTCAAAGTTGCAAAACCTGCTTAA
- a CDS encoding peroxiredoxin: MAINVGSKAPEFTLFDADKKSRSLSEFLGKKVVLAFFPGAFTGVCTKELCAFRDAMSNFNDLHAQVVGISVDAPFANKAFATQNNLQFPLLSDYTREVSKQYGGVHEDFAGMKGYSASKRAVFIIDTNGTVKYAWVSENPGVEPDYTAVTQALK, encoded by the coding sequence ATGGCAATCAATGTAGGAAGTAAAGCACCAGAATTCACTTTATTTGACGCAGATAAGAAATCCCGTTCTCTCTCCGAGTTCCTCGGAAAGAAAGTTGTTCTCGCCTTTTTCCCCGGCGCGTTTACAGGAGTATGCACGAAAGAACTTTGTGCGTTCCGCGACGCGATGTCGAATTTTAACGATCTTCATGCGCAGGTCGTTGGAATCAGTGTGGATGCGCCGTTCGCAAATAAAGCATTTGCAACACAAAACAATCTACAGTTTCCGTTACTGAGTGATTACACGCGCGAAGTGAGCAAACAATACGGCGGCGTGCATGAAGATTTTGCCGGAATGAAAGGATACAGCGCTTCGAAACGTGCAGTATTCATCATTGACACGAACGGCACCGTGAAATATGCTTGGGTTTCGGAAAATCCAGGTGTGGAACCGGATTACACTGCGGTCACACAAGCGCTCAAGTGA
- a CDS encoding EamA family transporter, whose translation MQLTSRTRAESFLLSLTIIWGSTFVLTKFILEDASPLVYVALRFFIASLLFGAFFFRRLRTISKDGIAKGLVLGVLLFLGFILQTIGMKFTTASKSAFITGLMVVFTPLFQLIIERKAPKIGNMIGVALVAIGLYLLTSPQGSEFNFGDALTLVCAVLFSIYTVYLGVYGKDHDPAHLTFIQFVFTAIFAFMAIPFLETAHLNMTFNFLLNLAYLAVMPTVVALYVMAKYQKYTTPTRSAIIYSMEPPFAALFAFFIIGEQIGMMGVIGGILILFGLIVSELSDDIFTRKNKEVQ comes from the coding sequence ATGCAGCTGACATCACGAACACGCGCCGAATCGTTTCTGCTTTCCTTGACGATTATCTGGGGCAGTACGTTTGTTCTGACGAAATTCATCCTCGAGGATGCTTCACCTCTTGTCTACGTCGCGCTCCGTTTTTTTATCGCGTCACTTTTATTCGGTGCGTTCTTCTTCCGAAGACTGCGAACAATCTCAAAGGATGGAATCGCGAAAGGTTTGGTGCTGGGTGTGCTGCTCTTTCTCGGCTTCATCCTGCAAACGATCGGGATGAAATTCACGACCGCCTCAAAATCTGCGTTCATCACCGGACTCATGGTTGTCTTCACGCCACTATTTCAACTCATCATCGAGCGTAAAGCACCAAAGATTGGAAATATGATCGGAGTTGCGCTCGTTGCCATTGGATTGTATCTCTTAACATCTCCCCAAGGATCAGAATTTAATTTTGGTGATGCGCTGACTCTCGTGTGCGCTGTTTTGTTCAGCATATACACCGTGTATCTCGGTGTGTATGGCAAAGACCATGACCCAGCACATTTAACTTTTATCCAGTTTGTTTTTACAGCAATATTTGCCTTCATGGCAATTCCTTTTTTAGAAACGGCACATCTGAATATGACTTTCAACTTCCTCTTGAACCTTGCATATTTAGCGGTGATGCCGACCGTTGTCGCGCTCTATGTGATGGCAAAATATCAGAAGTATACTACGCCGACACGGAGTGCAATTATTTATTCAATGGAACCACCCTTTGCTGCACTCTTTGCCTTCTTTATTATTGGCGAACAAATTGGGATGATGGGAGTCATTGGAGGAATACTGATTCTGTTTGGTTTGATAGTATCTGAATTATCGGATGATATTTTCACGCGCAAGAACAAAGAAGTGCAATGA
- a CDS encoding nodulation protein NfeD — protein sequence MLHRLFILSIFIIILPTVIFSQQVVLLKIDGAINPASSALIERGIERSAEKNAECLIIQLNTPGGLLTSTRIIVSAILESKIPIVVYVAPGGAHAGSAGVFITMAAHIAAMAPGTNIGAAHPVEMEGKMDSVMGEKVTNDAAAFIRTIAEKRNRNLKWAEDAVRKSQAITETEALDTNVIDLIAKNVDELLTQIDGKQVETITGTTTLHTKGARIEQMEMGWAEKLLDLLSNPNIALILFQLGTIGLILELYNPGSIFPGIVGVISLVLAFYSMHTLPINYAGLALIIFGIILFLLEIKIISHGMLAIGGAVSTFIGSIMLIRTSSVLEFVELSWSVIVASVLITTFFFVVILGLGIKAQRRKPTTGIEGLNGEMGDVIETLKPEGVVRIQGEIWNAESLSGTIQKGKRVRVVKINGLKLLVEPSTTSKE from the coding sequence ATGCTCCACCGTTTATTCATACTTTCAATTTTCATTATTATCCTTCCTACTGTCATCTTTTCGCAACAAGTTGTTTTGCTGAAAATTGATGGTGCTATTAATCCGGCATCATCGGCTTTAATCGAACGCGGCATCGAAAGATCTGCTGAAAAAAACGCGGAGTGTCTCATCATCCAACTTAACACACCCGGCGGATTGCTTACATCTACACGTATCATTGTGAGTGCAATTCTGGAATCCAAAATTCCTATCGTGGTCTATGTTGCTCCAGGCGGAGCGCATGCAGGTTCGGCTGGTGTTTTTATTACAATGGCGGCGCACATTGCAGCGATGGCTCCAGGCACAAACATCGGCGCTGCCCATCCTGTGGAAATGGAAGGGAAAATGGATTCGGTGATGGGTGAAAAAGTCACTAATGATGCCGCAGCATTTATCCGCACGATCGCCGAAAAACGAAACCGTAACCTGAAGTGGGCTGAAGATGCTGTCCGGAAAAGCCAAGCTATTACAGAAACAGAGGCGCTCGACACAAATGTTATTGATCTCATTGCGAAGAATGTCGACGAATTGCTTACGCAAATTGACGGCAAACAAGTTGAGACCATCACCGGAACAACAACGCTCCATACAAAAGGCGCGCGGATCGAACAGATGGAGATGGGATGGGCCGAAAAGTTATTGGATCTTTTAAGCAATCCGAATATCGCCCTCATTCTTTTTCAACTCGGCACGATCGGCCTAATACTTGAGTTGTATAATCCGGGTTCCATCTTTCCCGGTATCGTTGGCGTGATTAGTCTCGTGCTTGCGTTTTATTCCATGCATACACTCCCCATCAACTATGCCGGACTCGCACTGATCATTTTTGGAATCATACTCTTCCTCTTGGAGATAAAAATAATCAGCCACGGCATGCTGGCAATCGGCGGGGCTGTATCAACTTTTATAGGATCAATTATGCTTATTCGTACATCAAGTGTTCTTGAGTTTGTGGAATTATCGTGGTCGGTCATCGTTGCATCGGTCTTGATAACCACCTTCTTTTTTGTCGTCATCCTCGGATTAGGAATTAAAGCTCAACGACGAAAGCCGACAACGGGTATTGAAGGATTGAACGGAGAGATGGGAGATGTTATCGAAACACTGAAGCCGGAAGGTGTTGTCCGTATCCAAGGTGAGATCTGGAATGCAGAATCACTCTCAGGGACAATTCAAAAAGGCAAGCGCGTACGAGTTGTTAAAATCAACGGATTAAAATTGTTAGTCGAACCATCCACAACATCTAAGGAGTGA
- a CDS encoding Maf family protein, which yields MKPLILASQSPRRKNLLNQIGMKFRVVPSRTAEVISPHQSPGENAQRIALEKAIDVAAHLRKGIVIGADTIVVLDHHVLGKPKSKDDAKRMLRLLSGREHSVFTGFALKDVETGKHTAGVEETKVRFRKLTEKEIADYVNSGSPMDKAGAYGIQDDFGAVFIERVNGCFYNVVGFPLARFYSTLQRFIIDLETPQVRKL from the coding sequence ATGAAACCTTTGATTCTTGCATCTCAATCACCACGGAGAAAAAATCTGCTCAATCAGATTGGGATGAAGTTCCGTGTTGTTCCAAGCCGAACGGCAGAGGTGATCTCTCCTCACCAGAGTCCAGGTGAGAATGCTCAACGCATTGCTTTGGAAAAGGCAATAGATGTTGCTGCCCATTTGCGAAAAGGAATTGTCATTGGTGCAGATACCATTGTTGTTCTCGATCATCACGTTCTCGGCAAACCGAAATCCAAAGATGATGCCAAACGGATGCTGAGATTGTTAAGCGGACGCGAGCATTCGGTCTTTACCGGCTTTGCATTAAAAGATGTGGAAACTGGAAAGCATACAGCAGGCGTGGAAGAAACAAAAGTCCGTTTTCGTAAATTAACCGAGAAAGAAATTGCTGACTATGTTAATAGCGGTTCGCCGATGGATAAAGCAGGTGCCTATGGAATTCAGGATGACTTTGGGGCTGTCTTCATCGAGCGAGTGAACGGATGTTTCTATAATGTCGTTGGATTCCCGCTTGCGCGTTTCTATTCAACATTGCAACGATTTATAATTGATTTAGAAACTCCCCAGGTAAGAAAACTATAA